One window of the Novipirellula artificiosorum genome contains the following:
- a CDS encoding FAD-dependent oxidoreductase, which produces MKVIIVGGVAGGASCAARLRRLDEKAEILMVERGPYVSYANCGLPYHVSGVIEKEASLLVASERLFREQFAIDVRTNCEAVSISAKDKTVQLRNVLTGETTTESYDKLVLSPGAPSLCPPLPGVDLPGIFHVRTVPDARTIRQWIESGTTFLTGMANYTGMQMAKPTRRAVVVGGGFIGLEMAENLTHLGLEVKVIQRGTQVLGPLDPEMALVIENHLTRHGVHVVFGDGAAGFSQLDNGGIEVQTASGKTYPADIVIFAIGVRPETKLAQTAGIEIGERGGIRVNDSMQTSDPNIYAVGDAIEVKDFVTGKWSLVALAGPANRQGRIAADVIAGRDSKYRGTQGTSIIGLFGGAAAWTGASEKTLKRLGDDDYEKIYLYPNAHAGYYPGAKMLGLKVIFRKSSGLVLGAQAIGEDGPAVDKRISAIAMAIQLGATVYDLEESELCYAPQFGSAKDPVNFAGMVAGNILRGDMPVCHWETTGCEFLLDVREPVELAIEQVSGAINIPLGQLRSRLDELPRNREIHVICRSAQRAYYAVRILLQNGFKAKIVSGGMLARTHAVS; this is translated from the coding sequence ATGAAAGTTATCATTGTAGGTGGTGTCGCCGGCGGTGCTTCCTGTGCCGCACGTTTGCGCCGCCTTGACGAAAAGGCAGAGATCTTGATGGTCGAGCGTGGACCTTATGTTTCCTACGCGAACTGTGGCTTGCCGTACCACGTCAGCGGCGTGATCGAAAAAGAAGCGAGCCTGTTGGTCGCCAGTGAGAGACTGTTTCGTGAACAGTTTGCAATCGACGTGCGCACCAACTGCGAAGCCGTGTCGATTTCCGCAAAGGACAAAACGGTCCAACTGCGGAATGTCTTAACCGGCGAAACCACGACCGAGTCCTACGACAAACTGGTTCTTTCCCCTGGTGCCCCATCGCTTTGCCCGCCGCTGCCAGGCGTCGATTTGCCGGGGATCTTTCATGTTCGGACCGTGCCCGATGCGCGAACGATCCGCCAATGGATCGAAAGCGGGACGACATTTTTAACTGGGATGGCTAACTATACCGGCATGCAAATGGCCAAACCGACGCGACGAGCGGTGGTCGTCGGTGGCGGTTTCATCGGTCTCGAAATGGCGGAAAACTTGACGCATCTTGGCCTCGAAGTGAAGGTCATCCAAAGGGGAACTCAAGTGCTCGGACCGCTCGATCCCGAGATGGCTCTTGTCATTGAGAATCATTTAACAAGGCACGGCGTGCATGTCGTGTTCGGAGACGGAGCGGCGGGGTTTAGCCAACTGGACAACGGTGGCATCGAGGTCCAAACAGCGTCAGGAAAGACCTATCCAGCCGACATTGTCATTTTTGCCATCGGTGTACGACCCGAGACGAAGCTAGCCCAAACCGCTGGGATTGAGATCGGCGAGCGTGGTGGGATTCGTGTTAACGATTCGATGCAGACAAGTGATCCCAACATTTACGCGGTTGGTGACGCGATCGAAGTGAAGGATTTTGTTACCGGTAAGTGGAGCCTCGTCGCGCTGGCAGGACCGGCGAACCGCCAGGGCCGAATCGCAGCCGATGTGATTGCCGGACGCGATTCAAAGTACCGCGGAACCCAAGGGACTTCGATCATCGGTTTGTTCGGAGGCGCAGCGGCTTGGACCGGGGCCAGCGAGAAGACGTTGAAGCGACTCGGTGACGACGACTACGAAAAGATTTACCTCTACCCGAACGCGCACGCCGGTTACTATCCCGGTGCCAAGATGCTGGGCCTAAAGGTGATTTTTCGCAAATCCAGTGGACTGGTTTTGGGTGCACAAGCGATCGGTGAAGACGGACCTGCGGTGGACAAACGCATCAGCGCTATAGCGATGGCGATCCAGCTTGGTGCGACCGTCTACGATCTCGAGGAATCCGAGCTTTGCTATGCACCTCAGTTCGGCAGTGCCAAGGATCCAGTGAATTTTGCGGGGATGGTCGCAGGCAACATTCTGCGCGGTGATATGCCGGTGTGTCATTGGGAAACCACTGGCTGTGAATTCCTGCTTGATGTGCGCGAGCCGGTGGAGTTGGCGATCGAACAAGTTTCCGGTGCGATCAACATACCGCTCGGCCAACTTCGTTCGCGTCTTGACGAGCTACCTCGCAACCGCGAGATCCATGTGATTTGTCGTTCAGCGCAGCGTGCCTACTATGCAGTTCGCATTCTGTTGCAAAACGGATTCAAGGCCAAGATCGTTTCCGGCGGCATGTTGGCCCGAACGCACGCAGTGTCATAG
- a CDS encoding pyruvate formate lyase family protein: protein MTNSTATQNENTARVTADDARIDRLKERNRSTPQELDFERIRIMKEVYEATPGDVQILRRAKFLAALLERKKLFIDDNLFVGAMAGSYKAIYPNPEWNVLWMKEEKTVEKSKTKEDKEANAWALEYWDERGLKSRTESIFQQRYGFDPAPCYESGLVVPFHDWPGGGGNLNYPMVYQQGLASVIKDVEERMMSLEMRLENTDKLYFYQASLIVMKAMIRWANRYAELAREMAAKEKDEVRKAELIAIAETCEHVPEHPARNLREVMQCHFFCHLAAELEQVGCGYSEAYLGQNLQPYYQADKDAGLIDYDDAVFMFQNLVVRLNEINYYYGEKVALQNSADLGQSITLAGYTEEGGDATAEMDYVILDACTYLSFPQPPLSCALTPKTPGKFLEKVLDCIGTGVGMPQFVNADVMVERALYLWGNTERNGALPLGKARRTCVGACVGSYIPYETGHPVEGQPNLGKVLELTLNNGFDPRTKKQVGPKTGDPETFKDFEELYAAFEGQLQFAEDVLRRGAWIASMLNADFLPCTWRSILTKGCIETGLETWKGGANYYTVAQISVGAVDAGNGLMAIKDLVFDKKKLPMAELKKALAANFEGEYEKVHKMCYEDVPKYGNDIDEVDFMVRRVNDSVLRAFESVDGGGNYISKDIKTSMDQYTKSVHNLMGLVTGALPTGKRAGVALTDGSLSAMPGTDTHGATALIMSATKGNDPVKWCATHMNLKLPPDQLKTRKGRDSVLNLVRTLFQNGGYHAQFNVLDTEMLRDAQKHPENYRDLVVRVAGFSAFFTQLHVGVQNEVIERTLQRC from the coding sequence ATGACGAATAGCACGGCAACTCAGAACGAAAACACAGCACGAGTCACGGCAGATGACGCTCGAATCGATCGGCTGAAAGAGCGCAACAGAAGTACACCTCAGGAGCTTGATTTCGAGCGGATCAGGATCATGAAAGAGGTGTATGAAGCGACGCCCGGTGACGTACAGATCCTGCGGCGTGCCAAGTTCCTGGCGGCTCTGTTGGAACGCAAAAAGCTTTTCATTGATGACAACCTCTTCGTGGGTGCCATGGCAGGAAGCTACAAGGCTATCTACCCCAATCCCGAGTGGAACGTCCTGTGGATGAAGGAAGAGAAAACCGTTGAAAAATCGAAAACCAAGGAAGACAAAGAAGCCAATGCATGGGCGCTCGAGTACTGGGACGAGCGTGGGCTGAAGAGCCGGACGGAATCCATATTCCAACAGCGATATGGTTTCGATCCGGCCCCGTGCTACGAATCTGGTCTCGTTGTTCCGTTCCATGACTGGCCGGGTGGCGGCGGCAATCTCAACTACCCGATGGTTTACCAGCAGGGTCTTGCCAGTGTCATCAAGGATGTCGAAGAGCGGATGATGTCCCTGGAAATGCGTCTGGAGAACACAGACAAACTTTACTTCTACCAGGCCAGTCTCATTGTGATGAAAGCGATGATCCGCTGGGCGAACCGTTATGCCGAGTTGGCTCGCGAAATGGCTGCTAAGGAGAAAGACGAAGTCCGCAAGGCGGAATTGATCGCCATTGCCGAGACCTGCGAGCATGTGCCCGAGCACCCGGCCCGCAACCTGCGGGAGGTCATGCAGTGCCATTTCTTCTGTCACCTGGCCGCAGAACTTGAGCAGGTCGGCTGCGGATATTCAGAGGCCTACCTGGGCCAGAACCTGCAGCCCTACTACCAAGCCGACAAGGATGCCGGGCTGATTGACTATGACGATGCCGTCTTTATGTTCCAGAACCTCGTTGTCAGGTTGAATGAGATTAACTATTACTACGGCGAGAAAGTTGCCCTGCAGAACTCTGCCGACCTGGGGCAAAGTATTACCCTTGCGGGCTATACCGAAGAGGGGGGAGATGCCACGGCGGAGATGGACTACGTGATCCTCGATGCCTGCACCTATCTATCTTTCCCCCAGCCACCATTGTCCTGTGCACTCACCCCTAAAACGCCGGGCAAATTCCTCGAAAAAGTGCTCGATTGTATCGGTACCGGGGTCGGCATGCCCCAGTTCGTTAATGCCGACGTGATGGTAGAGCGGGCACTGTACCTGTGGGGGAACACGGAGAGAAATGGCGCTCTTCCCCTCGGTAAGGCCAGGCGGACCTGTGTCGGGGCGTGCGTGGGGAGTTACATCCCCTATGAAACAGGTCATCCGGTGGAGGGACAGCCTAATCTCGGCAAGGTGCTCGAGCTAACCCTGAACAACGGCTTCGATCCTCGCACCAAAAAGCAGGTCGGGCCCAAGACAGGCGATCCAGAGACCTTCAAGGACTTTGAGGAGCTGTATGCGGCATTTGAAGGGCAGCTTCAATTCGCTGAAGATGTTCTCCGCCGGGGAGCCTGGATTGCGAGCATGCTGAATGCCGACTTCCTGCCCTGTACCTGGCGATCCATCCTGACCAAGGGCTGCATTGAAACCGGCCTCGAAACCTGGAAAGGCGGCGCCAACTATTACACGGTCGCCCAGATCTCTGTCGGAGCAGTGGATGCGGGGAATGGACTGATGGCCATCAAGGATCTCGTATTCGACAAGAAGAAGCTGCCCATGGCTGAACTCAAGAAAGCCCTGGCGGCCAATTTCGAAGGGGAATACGAAAAGGTCCATAAGATGTGCTACGAGGATGTACCCAAATACGGCAACGATATCGATGAAGTGGACTTCATGGTTCGCAGGGTGAATGACAGCGTATTGCGTGCATTTGAAAGTGTAGACGGCGGTGGCAACTACATCAGCAAGGACATCAAGACCTCGATGGACCAGTACACCAAGAGCGTGCACAACCTGATGGGCTTGGTGACCGGCGCATTGCCCACCGGCAAGAGAGCCGGTGTGGCGCTCACCGATGGAAGTTTGTCTGCCATGCCGGGGACCGACACCCACGGCGCTACCGCGCTGATAATGTCTGCAACCAAGGGTAACGATCCCGTCAAGTGGTGTGCAACGCATATGAACCTGAAGCTCCCGCCAGATCAATTAAAGACGCGGAAAGGCCGGGACAGCGTGCTGAACCTGGTCAGAACCTTGTTCCAAAACGGTGGCTATCACGCTCAGTTCAATGTGCTGGATACGGAGATGCTGAGAGATGCACAGAAACATCCGGAAAACTATCGTGACCTCGTGGTTCGTGTTGCAGGATTCAGCGCGTTTTTTACCCAACTCCATGTGGGCGTGCAGAACGAAGTGATCGAACGCACTTTGCAGCGTTGCTAG
- a CDS encoding 6-phosphofructokinase produces the protein MNREKRRIAINVGAGFVPGLNAVIKGAALAATRLGWELVGIRDGFSGVLNPDQYDEGGILPLSPALIDNLDPSGSRLLGMSRRVDPFHVRCEDEYGMLEERDMSDQLLATLKQEGIDAVISVVGMQGLSILFKLNQKGLNTICVPRSIENDIASTMVSFGFNSTLSFTIEMLDRARQAAQASQQVFVVEVLGEQAGWLALQSGIAAGADAVVIPEIPCKLDELAAELQSRVNAQRPFGLIVVAQGARFVEDAKPADSEPAVNSLKASLSPMATEPSGAHTINRSGFAAETVANGLQQRTALAAKSMVLGPWVRGGASSAVDRQLGLAYGAAAVNALEAGKDGAMVAFVPPDIKYVPLEDAINKVRTVTENNEFIQIARSLGIYFGGKQS, from the coding sequence ATGAATAGGGAAAAGAGACGAATTGCGATCAACGTGGGGGCTGGCTTCGTGCCAGGACTGAATGCGGTGATCAAGGGCGCGGCGCTGGCGGCCACGAGACTGGGGTGGGAGCTTGTCGGAATCCGCGACGGGTTTAGCGGAGTTTTGAACCCGGATCAATACGACGAGGGTGGGATACTGCCACTGAGTCCGGCACTGATCGACAACCTCGATCCCTCCGGAAGCCGCCTGCTGGGCATGTCCCGCCGCGTCGATCCATTTCACGTGAGGTGCGAAGATGAATACGGCATGCTGGAGGAACGCGACATGTCGGATCAACTGCTGGCCACGCTCAAGCAGGAAGGCATCGATGCGGTGATTTCTGTCGTGGGCATGCAGGGATTGAGTATTCTCTTTAAGCTGAATCAGAAAGGCCTGAATACGATCTGCGTGCCGCGATCGATCGAGAACGACATTGCATCAACGATGGTCTCCTTTGGTTTCAACAGCACGCTGAGCTTCACCATCGAAATGCTCGATCGTGCACGACAGGCGGCACAAGCATCGCAGCAGGTCTTCGTTGTCGAAGTGCTCGGCGAGCAAGCTGGCTGGCTCGCTTTGCAGTCCGGTATCGCCGCCGGTGCCGATGCAGTGGTGATCCCCGAAATTCCGTGCAAGCTCGATGAACTGGCAGCCGAACTGCAGTCGCGGGTCAACGCCCAGCGTCCTTTTGGCTTGATCGTGGTCGCCCAGGGTGCCCGATTCGTGGAGGACGCGAAACCTGCCGACTCTGAACCCGCCGTCAATTCACTGAAGGCATCTCTGTCACCCATGGCCACCGAACCGAGTGGGGCGCACACCATCAACCGCTCAGGATTTGCTGCAGAGACCGTTGCCAATGGACTTCAACAACGCACGGCTTTGGCTGCCAAGTCCATGGTGCTCGGACCTTGGGTCCGCGGAGGTGCTTCATCCGCCGTGGACCGTCAGTTGGGCTTGGCGTATGGCGCTGCAGCAGTCAACGCCCTCGAGGCCGGCAAGGACGGTGCAATGGTCGCCTTTGTTCCACCTGACATCAAGTATGTACCGCTGGAGGACGCGATCAACAAAGTCAGAACGGTGACTGAGAACAACGAGTTCATTCAGATTGCCCGTTCCCTTGGCATCTATTTTGGAGGGAAACAATCATGA
- a CDS encoding glycyl-radical enzyme activating protein, producing the protein MSPTTKNAALTGRVLNIQRYCSHDGPGTRTSVFLKGCSLRCKWCSNPESIRPKPELGYDPKLCVGKKECGACLKDPFPQGAFYTLDGPDDKVHVNWDLASGCTAEHTTLCPTDALYMFGEEMTVDQVLNEVEKDASFYHNTGGGMTLSGGECMLQPDFSAALLEEAHNRGINTAVETACNVPWEFVEKVLPHVDTMLHDHKLTIPDRHKKWTGVDNKRILNNFKRAYETFPDIDFIARTPLIPGVNADEEHIRAVLAFIRPHKNVIDYELLPYHRFGLGKYDFLGKVYELADFQSPSDDLVKHLQAIIDEAFGRTLVSTAP; encoded by the coding sequence ATGAGCCCAACGACCAAAAACGCCGCTCTAACTGGCCGAGTCCTGAACATCCAGCGTTATTGCAGCCATGACGGCCCCGGCACTCGCACCAGCGTTTTCCTCAAGGGCTGTTCGTTGCGTTGCAAGTGGTGCAGTAACCCTGAAAGCATCCGCCCCAAGCCTGAACTTGGCTATGACCCCAAACTGTGCGTCGGCAAAAAGGAATGCGGTGCGTGCTTGAAAGATCCTTTCCCTCAGGGCGCCTTCTACACGCTCGATGGGCCGGATGACAAAGTCCATGTGAACTGGGATCTGGCCAGTGGCTGCACGGCCGAGCACACCACGCTCTGTCCAACAGACGCTCTGTATATGTTCGGCGAAGAGATGACTGTCGACCAAGTATTAAACGAAGTGGAGAAAGACGCCTCCTTCTACCACAACACCGGCGGGGGCATGACGCTCAGCGGCGGGGAATGCATGTTGCAACCCGATTTCAGCGCCGCATTGCTGGAAGAAGCACACAATCGTGGCATCAATACGGCCGTCGAAACGGCATGCAATGTTCCCTGGGAGTTCGTCGAGAAGGTGCTGCCACACGTCGACACGATGTTGCATGACCACAAGCTGACGATCCCAGATCGGCACAAGAAATGGACTGGCGTGGACAACAAACGCATCCTCAACAACTTCAAGCGAGCCTACGAAACCTTCCCTGATATCGACTTCATCGCGCGGACGCCGCTGATCCCAGGAGTCAATGCCGATGAGGAACACATCCGAGCGGTGTTGGCGTTCATTCGTCCCCACAAGAACGTGATCGATTACGAGTTGTTGCCGTATCACCGATTTGGTTTGGGCAAGTACGACTTCCTCGGCAAGGTTTACGAACTGGCGGATTTCCAGTCACCGTCGGATGATCTGGTCAAGCATCTTCAAGCGATCATCGACGAAGCATTCGGACGAACGCTGGTAAGCACAGCTCCCTAA
- a CDS encoding rhodanese-like domain-containing protein — MSEEIPSVPKAKQTVLGLYVTAQEAYASWQADPDNVKILDVRTPEEFLFVGHPPMAWLVPVVAQSYAWDAEKGKFPMTMLPDFVSRVLEVAKPDDTIYVTCRSGGRSAIACNLLANAGFTKVHNIIDGMEGDGNGDSDSSAQGGWKNSGCPWTKKLTPERMILPKSPLST; from the coding sequence ATGTCAGAGGAAATACCCTCCGTTCCGAAAGCAAAGCAAACCGTTTTGGGTCTCTATGTGACGGCGCAAGAAGCCTATGCAAGCTGGCAGGCCGATCCCGACAACGTGAAGATTCTGGATGTTCGCACACCCGAAGAATTCCTCTTCGTCGGACATCCACCGATGGCATGGTTGGTCCCCGTTGTCGCACAAAGCTACGCATGGGATGCAGAAAAGGGCAAGTTTCCGATGACCATGCTGCCGGACTTTGTCTCGCGGGTGTTGGAAGTTGCAAAGCCCGATGACACGATTTATGTCACTTGCCGTTCAGGCGGGCGCAGTGCCATTGCCTGCAATTTGCTTGCGAATGCCGGATTCACCAAGGTCCATAACATCATCGACGGCATGGAGGGAGATGGAAACGGAGATTCAGATAGTTCGGCTCAGGGCGGCTGGAAAAACTCGGGCTGCCCGTGGACAAAAAAGCTCACTCCCGAGCGGATGATTCTGCCTAAAAGCCCCCTGAGTACTTAA
- a CDS encoding DUF4136 domain-containing protein, with protein sequence METFIIIGVVLVIVVLCSTSSTISGALIPQSVRDAVSKLMPGSPIVDATANMEGETVVFVGSKANSKTVYVRRGGEMTTACTYSSASRFPRSGTFAFIGFEHNLKPGMEAMAEQAETRIRKCLTEALALKQFQLAEQEVADILITVFCALDDHVELFTLGEAFDEPDGHKWGTALRTALRHDQVDEMATFARGSLLIEVVDATTDDVWQAVAMADIVVEVSEKERARRTHRAIFQMLDKFPPKSAKQSPQCEG encoded by the coding sequence TTGGAAACTTTCATCATCATTGGCGTCGTACTCGTTATCGTCGTACTCTGTTCAACGAGCAGTACCATTAGTGGAGCCTTGATTCCGCAGAGCGTTCGTGATGCCGTATCGAAACTGATGCCCGGCAGTCCGATCGTGGATGCGACGGCAAACATGGAAGGTGAAACAGTCGTGTTTGTGGGCAGCAAAGCGAATTCAAAAACGGTTTACGTTCGGCGCGGTGGCGAGATGACCACGGCGTGTACTTATAGTAGTGCTTCAAGGTTCCCTCGTAGCGGGACGTTTGCCTTTATCGGGTTTGAGCATAATCTAAAGCCGGGCATGGAAGCCATGGCAGAGCAAGCCGAGACACGCATTCGAAAATGTCTGACGGAGGCATTAGCACTGAAGCAGTTTCAACTCGCGGAACAAGAGGTTGCAGACATTTTGATCACTGTCTTTTGTGCTCTGGACGACCACGTCGAACTCTTCACTCTGGGGGAAGCCTTTGACGAACCCGATGGCCACAAATGGGGCACAGCCCTGAGGACCGCGTTAAGACACGATCAGGTCGACGAAATGGCAACCTTTGCCAGAGGTTCACTGTTGATCGAGGTGGTGGATGCGACGACCGATGACGTTTGGCAGGCCGTGGCCATGGCGGACATCGTTGTCGAAGTCAGTGAAAAGGAGCGGGCTCGAAGAACGCATCGGGCAATCTTCCAGATGCTCGATAAGTTCCCACCCAAATCAGCCAAGCAATCGCCTCAATGTGAAGGCTAG
- a CDS encoding ABC transporter substrate-binding protein, with protein MSKAKRPKNSDTQKKGKSAHSELGGGLDRIAELAAAHPHLEEELTSIAELVIAKLDEKGTSQPHESDDKKASEQQNVEKVTKRQKGSSSKMANKIKETTYANTKLNKVKLNWKEVYYTNCPLVSASNVDEGIGLTKKEFKKIGVNYRYLRSTPENDWYPHYIHNMDNLIRFGGLFPAIDVRGNLKETCLLGVTQMPAEGGVMMVRSGDDIYKMSDLKGKKIGLSKSMNKIKDDWWRIQEHQGIELMLRMNDMTMDDIELVEFPYADDWYNDPEMLKSSVMELSIDLWLKRDHKHDLAFRPLESALEKGTIDAMYTQTKPLQQLSEDTGKFAAIEDLSRYPDWRLQVANIPAAITCTKVMADKHPELAVTFMKGMIRAGRWANENKRAAAEILDQQTFYRDVEHTYQGIRDVDLVPNLSLLNVASVEIGKNFMFSHGYIKNDFDVSEWAAPEFLEQAGRELLEEEWKKRSTAKLPEAADPLAGGGKLG; from the coding sequence ATGTCGAAAGCCAAACGTCCAAAGAATTCCGACACCCAAAAAAAGGGGAAGTCGGCGCACTCGGAGCTGGGTGGAGGGTTGGATAGAATCGCTGAGTTGGCGGCAGCGCATCCCCATCTGGAAGAAGAGCTTACTTCTATTGCCGAGCTGGTGATTGCCAAGCTGGATGAAAAGGGAACATCGCAACCACACGAGAGCGACGACAAGAAGGCTTCGGAACAGCAGAATGTTGAAAAAGTGACAAAAAGGCAAAAAGGGAGCAGTTCAAAAATGGCCAATAAAATCAAAGAAACCACCTATGCCAACACCAAGCTCAACAAGGTGAAGCTGAACTGGAAAGAGGTCTATTACACCAACTGCCCGCTCGTTTCGGCGTCGAATGTCGACGAAGGCATCGGCTTGACCAAGAAGGAGTTCAAGAAGATCGGGGTGAACTATCGCTACCTGCGTTCCACCCCCGAAAACGACTGGTATCCGCATTACATCCACAACATGGACAACCTGATCCGCTTCGGCGGACTATTCCCGGCCATCGATGTTCGCGGAAACCTCAAAGAGACCTGCCTTTTGGGTGTCACGCAGATGCCTGCCGAGGGCGGCGTGATGATGGTGCGTTCTGGAGATGACATCTACAAGATGTCCGATCTGAAAGGCAAGAAGATCGGTCTCTCCAAGAGCATGAACAAGATCAAGGACGATTGGTGGCGCATTCAGGAGCACCAAGGGATCGAACTCATGCTCCGGATGAACGACATGACCATGGACGACATCGAGCTCGTCGAGTTTCCCTATGCCGACGACTGGTACAACGATCCGGAAATGTTGAAGTCGTCGGTCATGGAGCTCTCGATCGACCTGTGGCTCAAACGCGACCACAAGCACGACCTGGCCTTCCGCCCGCTGGAAAGCGCTCTGGAAAAAGGTACCATCGATGCGATGTACACGCAGACCAAGCCGCTCCAGCAGCTCTCCGAGGATACAGGTAAGTTCGCGGCGATCGAGGACCTCTCCCGCTATCCGGACTGGCGTCTGCAGGTAGCCAACATTCCCGCTGCCATCACCTGCACCAAGGTCATGGCTGACAAGCACCCCGAACTCGCCGTCACCTTCATGAAGGGCATGATTCGGGCCGGTCGCTGGGCCAATGAGAACAAGCGCGCCGCGGCGGAGATTCTCGACCAGCAGACCTTCTACCGCGATGTCGAGCACACCTACCAGGGAATCCGGGACGTGGACCTCGTGCCGAACCTCTCCCTTTTGAACGTGGCCTCCGTCGAAATCGGCAAGAACTTCATGTTCAGCCACGGCTACATCAAGAACGACTTCGATGTGAGCGAATGGGCCGCGCCCGAGTTCCTCGAACAAGCCGGTCGGGAACTGCTGGAGGAGGAATGGAAGAAGCGGAGCACCGCCAAGCTTCCCGAAGCTGCGGACCCACTGGCAGGCGGAGGAAAGCTCGGCTAG
- a CDS encoding ABC transporter substrate-binding protein — protein MSDKTDKSGEPTAGSAADLSKAAPQIKETTFENTKLSTAPLDWNEVWYTNCVLISAANVDQDLGWTREEFKKIGVKFAYLRSVGENDWYPHYIHNLDNLIRFGGLFPPIAVHADLRRTRLLGVTHAPHEGGCMMVRARDDIYRMIDLKGKKIGLSKSLNTIKNDWWRIQEEQGIELMLRMNGMTREDVEILEFPYADDWYNDPEMLNPIENPSELQTMRDHKHDLSQRPLEPALETGVVDAIYTQSKVFQQLQEATGKFKAIEDLSRYPDWTLQVANIPAAITCTEVMAEKHPELVVAYMKGMIKVGRWANEHKHAAAEILDRTTLYLDVEHTYRGIEHIDMVPNLSPQNLASVEIGKDFMLSHGYIKNDFDVQQWAAPEFLEQAAKELLNEQWVKKTGEKLPKAPAARIG, from the coding sequence ATGTCTGACAAAACAGACAAAAGCGGAGAACCGACAGCAGGTTCTGCCGCCGATCTCTCAAAAGCGGCACCGCAGATCAAGGAGACGACGTTCGAAAATACAAAACTGAGCACAGCTCCATTGGACTGGAACGAGGTCTGGTACACCAACTGCGTGCTCATATCCGCCGCTAACGTCGATCAGGATCTGGGTTGGACCAGGGAGGAGTTCAAGAAGATCGGCGTGAAGTTTGCCTACCTCCGTTCCGTCGGTGAAAACGACTGGTATCCGCACTACATCCACAACCTGGACAACCTGATCCGCTTCGGCGGCCTGTTTCCGCCCATCGCCGTTCACGCGGACCTCCGCCGGACCCGACTGTTGGGGGTGACGCATGCTCCGCACGAGGGCGGCTGCATGATGGTGCGCGCCCGGGACGACATCTACCGGATGATCGACCTGAAAGGCAAGAAGATCGGCCTCTCCAAGAGCCTCAACACCATCAAGAACGATTGGTGGCGCATCCAGGAGGAACAGGGCATCGAGTTGATGCTGCGGATGAACGGCATGACTAGGGAAGACGTCGAGATCTTGGAGTTCCCCTACGCGGACGATTGGTACAACGATCCCGAAATGCTGAACCCCATCGAAAACCCGTCCGAATTGCAGACCATGCGCGACCACAAGCACGACTTGTCCCAGCGTCCGTTGGAGCCCGCGCTGGAGACAGGCGTTGTCGATGCGATCTACACGCAAAGCAAAGTCTTCCAGCAACTGCAGGAAGCGACGGGCAAGTTCAAAGCGATCGAAGATCTGTCCCGTTATCCGGACTGGACCCTGCAGGTGGCCAACATCCCCGCGGCCATCACCTGCACCGAGGTCATGGCCGAGAAGCACCCTGAACTCGTCGTGGCATACATGAAGGGCATGATCAAGGTTGGACGCTGGGCCAACGAGCACAAGCATGCCGCAGCAGAGATCCTCGACCGCACGACCCTCTACCTGGACGTCGAGCACACCTACCGCGGGATCGAGCACATCGACATGGTGCCCAACCTGTCGCCGCAGAACTTGGCCTCCGTGGAGATCGGAAAGGACTTCATGCTTAGCCACGGCTACATCAAGAACGACTTCGATGTGCAGCAGTGGGCCGCGCCGGAGTTCCTCGAGCAGGCGGCGAAAGAGTTGCTCAACGAGCAGTGGGTGAAGAAGACCGGGGAGAAGCTTCCCAAGGCTCCGGCGGCACGGATAGGGTAG